In Streptomyces sp. DG2A-72, one genomic interval encodes:
- a CDS encoding HAMP domain-containing protein: MESGAATRGTKTRAKGGQSLSNQRKPRGGTTAVDTASLDRLLAALVSMRDGNFRKRLTVSGDGVMSEIAAVFNEVADRNLHLTGELSRVRRMVGREGKLTERLESGACEGSWAAAIDHSNALVDDLVRPVSEVGRVLSAVAEGDLSPRMELRTQAPDGTTGQPLRGEFLKVGRTVNNLVDQLSTFTDEVTRVASEVGTEGKLGGQAQVRGMSGSWKDLTDSVNTMAYRLTAQVRDIALVTTAVAKGDLSRKVTVHVAGEMLELKNTVNTMVDQLSSFSSEVTRVAREVGTEGELGGQAQVPGVAGVWKDLTDSVNLMAGNLTAQVRGIAQVTTAVANGDLSRKVTVSARGEVAQLADTINQMTETLRIFADEVTRVANEVGAEGRLGGQANVPGAAGTWKDLTDSVNTVFRNLTTQVRDIAAVTTAVASGDLSQKVTVDVAGEMLELKNTVNGMVDQLSSFGSEVTRVAREVGVEGELGGQAQVPGAAGTWKDLTDSVNTAFRNLTGQVRNIAQVTTAVANGDLSQKVTVDVSGEMLQLKNTVNTMVDQLSAFADQVTRMARDVGTEGRLGGQAVVPGVSGTWKELTDSVNFMGGNLTSQVRQIAQVTTAVARGDLSQKIDVDARGEILELKNTINTMVDQLSAFADQVTRVAREVGTEGRLGGQAQVPGVAGVWRDLTDSVNGMAGNLTAQVRNIAQVATAVARGDLSQKITVDARGEILELKNTLNTMVDQLSSFAEEVTRVAREVGTEGELGGQAEVQGVSGTWKDLTQSVNFMANNLTIQVRQIAEVTTAVAKGDLSKKITVDAKGEILELVTTVNTMVDQLSSFAEQVTRVAREVGTEGILGGQAHVPGVTGIWKDLSGNVNLMAKNLTMQVRNISQVAAAVANGDLTRTVTIEARGEVAQLADTFNTMVKTLSSFADQVTKVAREVGTDGILGGQAHVPGVAGTWKDLTESVNQMASNLTGQVRNIAMVTTAIAKGDLTKKIDIDARGEILELKTTINTMVDQLSSFAEEVTRVAREVGTEGQLGGQARVRDVDGTWRDLTESVNEMAGNLTRQVRAIARVATAVTRGDLNLKIDVDASGEIQELQDYINKMIANLRDTTIANKEQDWLKGNLARISALMQGRRDLDDVASLIMSELTPVVSAQHGAFFLAMPLLDGKDISSGREDAYELRMLGSYGYSMGSMPTSFRPGEALIGTAAQEKRTILVENAPSGYLKISSGLGEAPPAQVIVLPVLFEGKVLGVIELASFTPFTQIQKDFLNQIAEMIATSVNTISVNTKTEVLLRQSQELTEQLRERSAELENRQKALQESNAELEEKAELLAQQNRDIEVKNTEIEEARQVLEERAEQLAVSMRYKSEFLANMSHELRTPLNSLLILAKLLADNADSNLTPKQVEFAETIHGAGSDLLQLINDILDLSKVEAGKMDVSPTRIALVQLVDYVEATFRPLTAEKGLDLSVRVSPELPATLHTDEQRLLQVLRNLLSNAVKFTDSGSVELVIRPAGADVPLAIREQLLETGSLRDADADLIAFSVTDTGIGIAASKMRVIFEAFKQADGTTSRKYGGTGLGLSISREIAQLLGGEIHAQSEPGRGSTFTLYLPLHPSELPPQGYQQGLPVLEAGDLVASASRAAADLSELSEVEVETPAEVRSYRETQNGAAALFRRRRRTTPIAAAEQPGQERWPADDQDTAPRSHRGIRFGGQKVLIVDDDIRNVFALTSVLEQHGLSVLYAENGREGIEVLEQHDDAAVVLMDIMMPEMDGYATTTAIRRMPQFAGLPIIALTAKAMKGDREKAIQSGASDYVTKPVDPDHLLAVMQQWMREE, encoded by the coding sequence GTGGAGTCTGGCGCAGCGACGCGGGGCACTAAAACGCGCGCGAAAGGCGGACAGTCCCTGAGTAACCAGCGCAAACCGCGGGGTGGGACCACCGCGGTCGACACGGCGTCCCTGGACAGACTGCTGGCGGCCCTCGTGTCGATGCGGGACGGGAACTTCCGCAAGCGGCTCACGGTGTCCGGGGACGGCGTGATGTCCGAGATTGCCGCGGTCTTCAACGAGGTGGCCGACCGCAATCTGCACTTGACGGGTGAGCTGTCGCGGGTGCGGCGCATGGTGGGTCGTGAGGGCAAGCTCACAGAACGGCTGGAATCAGGGGCCTGTGAGGGCTCCTGGGCGGCCGCCATCGACCACTCGAACGCCCTGGTCGACGATCTCGTACGACCGGTCTCCGAGGTCGGCCGGGTGCTCTCGGCGGTGGCCGAGGGTGATCTGTCGCCGCGGATGGAGCTGCGGACGCAGGCGCCGGACGGCACCACGGGGCAGCCGCTGCGCGGGGAGTTCCTGAAGGTCGGGCGGACGGTCAACAATCTGGTCGACCAACTGTCGACCTTCACCGACGAGGTCACGCGTGTGGCCAGTGAGGTCGGCACCGAGGGCAAGCTGGGCGGGCAGGCCCAGGTGCGCGGTATGTCGGGTTCGTGGAAGGACCTCACGGATTCCGTCAACACCATGGCGTACCGGCTGACGGCCCAGGTCCGGGACATCGCGCTGGTGACGACCGCGGTCGCGAAGGGTGACTTGTCCCGGAAGGTCACGGTTCATGTGGCCGGCGAGATGCTGGAGCTGAAGAACACCGTCAACACGATGGTGGACCAGCTGTCGTCCTTCTCCTCCGAGGTGACGCGAGTCGCACGTGAGGTGGGCACCGAGGGCGAGCTGGGCGGGCAGGCGCAGGTGCCGGGTGTGGCCGGTGTGTGGAAGGACCTCACCGATTCGGTGAACCTCATGGCCGGCAACCTGACGGCCCAGGTGCGCGGTATCGCGCAGGTGACGACGGCTGTCGCCAACGGTGATCTGTCGCGGAAGGTGACGGTGTCGGCGCGCGGCGAAGTTGCGCAGCTCGCGGACACGATCAACCAGATGACCGAGACGCTGCGGATCTTCGCCGACGAGGTCACGCGTGTGGCCAACGAGGTCGGTGCCGAGGGGCGGCTCGGCGGCCAGGCGAATGTGCCGGGCGCGGCGGGGACGTGGAAGGACCTGACGGACTCCGTCAACACGGTCTTCCGGAACCTGACCACCCAGGTGCGGGACATCGCCGCCGTGACGACGGCCGTGGCCAGCGGTGACCTGTCGCAGAAGGTCACCGTCGACGTGGCCGGCGAGATGCTGGAGCTGAAGAACACCGTCAACGGGATGGTCGACCAGCTGTCGTCCTTCGGTTCCGAGGTCACGCGCGTGGCGCGGGAGGTCGGTGTCGAGGGTGAGCTGGGCGGGCAGGCGCAGGTGCCGGGGGCGGCGGGGACGTGGAAGGACCTGACGGACTCCGTCAACACCGCGTTCCGGAATCTCACCGGACAGGTGAGGAACATCGCGCAGGTCACGACCGCGGTGGCCAACGGTGACCTGTCACAGAAGGTCACCGTGGACGTCTCCGGCGAGATGCTTCAGCTGAAGAACACCGTGAACACGATGGTGGACCAGCTGTCGGCCTTCGCGGATCAGGTGACCCGGATGGCCCGGGACGTGGGCACGGAGGGCCGGCTGGGCGGGCAGGCCGTCGTGCCGGGCGTGTCCGGTACGTGGAAGGAGCTCACCGACTCCGTCAACTTCATGGGCGGCAACCTCACCTCGCAGGTGCGGCAGATCGCCCAGGTGACGACGGCGGTGGCCCGGGGTGACCTGTCCCAGAAGATCGACGTCGACGCGCGCGGCGAGATCCTGGAGCTGAAGAACACCATCAACACGATGGTCGATCAGCTCTCCGCCTTCGCCGACCAGGTGACCCGGGTCGCCCGCGAGGTGGGCACGGAAGGCCGCCTCGGCGGTCAGGCGCAGGTGCCCGGCGTCGCCGGTGTGTGGCGTGACCTGACCGACTCCGTGAACGGAATGGCAGGAAACCTCACCGCCCAGGTGCGCAACATCGCGCAGGTCGCGACGGCGGTGGCGCGGGGTGACCTGTCCCAGAAGATCACCGTGGACGCGCGCGGCGAGATCCTGGAGCTGAAGAACACGCTGAACACGATGGTGGACCAGCTGTCGTCGTTCGCGGAGGAGGTCACCCGGGTCGCCCGTGAGGTGGGCACGGAGGGCGAGCTGGGCGGTCAGGCCGAGGTGCAGGGCGTCTCCGGCACCTGGAAGGACCTCACCCAGTCCGTGAACTTCATGGCGAACAACCTGACCATCCAGGTGCGTCAGATCGCCGAGGTCACGACCGCGGTCGCCAAGGGCGACCTGTCGAAGAAGATCACTGTCGACGCGAAGGGCGAGATCCTCGAACTCGTCACCACCGTCAACACGATGGTCGACCAGCTGTCGTCCTTCGCCGAGCAGGTGACCCGTGTGGCCCGCGAGGTGGGCACCGAGGGCATCCTGGGCGGCCAGGCACACGTACCGGGCGTCACCGGCATCTGGAAGGACCTCAGCGGCAACGTCAACCTGATGGCCAAGAACCTGACCATGCAGGTGCGGAACATCTCCCAGGTCGCGGCGGCCGTCGCCAACGGTGATCTGACGCGGACGGTGACGATCGAGGCGCGCGGCGAGGTCGCGCAGCTCGCGGACACCTTCAACACCATGGTCAAGACGCTGAGTTCGTTCGCCGACCAGGTCACCAAGGTGGCCCGCGAGGTGGGCACGGACGGGATCCTCGGCGGGCAGGCGCACGTACCGGGCGTGGCCGGCACCTGGAAGGACCTCACCGAGTCCGTGAACCAGATGGCGTCCAACCTGACCGGTCAGGTGCGCAACATCGCCATGGTCACGACCGCCATCGCCAAGGGTGATCTGACCAAGAAGATCGACATCGACGCCCGCGGCGAGATCCTCGAGCTCAAGACGACGATCAACACGATGGTCGACCAGCTGTCGTCCTTCGCCGAGGAGGTCACCCGAGTCGCCCGTGAGGTGGGTACCGAAGGCCAGCTGGGCGGTCAGGCACGCGTGCGTGACGTCGACGGAACCTGGCGCGATCTCACCGAGTCCGTGAACGAAATGGCAGGAAACCTTACTCGGCAGGTGCGTGCCATCGCGCGCGTGGCGACCGCGGTGACCCGTGGTGACCTGAACCTGAAGATCGACGTCGACGCCTCCGGCGAGATCCAGGAACTCCAGGACTACATCAACAAGATGATCGCCAACCTGCGCGACACCACGATCGCCAACAAGGAGCAGGACTGGCTCAAGGGCAACCTCGCCCGTATCTCCGCGCTCATGCAGGGCCGCCGCGACCTCGACGACGTGGCCTCGCTGATCATGAGCGAGCTGACGCCGGTGGTCTCCGCACAGCACGGCGCGTTCTTCCTCGCCATGCCGCTGCTCGACGGCAAGGACATCAGCAGCGGCCGGGAGGACGCGTACGAGCTGCGCATGCTCGGCTCGTACGGCTACTCGATGGGCTCCATGCCGACGTCGTTCCGGCCCGGTGAGGCGCTGATCGGGACGGCCGCCCAGGAGAAGCGCACGATCCTCGTGGAGAACGCGCCGAGCGGCTATCTGAAGATCTCCTCGGGGCTCGGCGAGGCGCCGCCCGCGCAAGTGATCGTGCTTCCGGTGCTGTTCGAGGGCAAGGTGCTCGGCGTCATCGAGCTGGCCTCCTTCACGCCCTTCACGCAGATCCAGAAGGACTTCCTCAACCAGATCGCCGAGATGATCGCGACCAGCGTCAACACCATCTCCGTCAACACCAAGACCGAGGTGCTGCTGAGGCAGTCGCAGGAGCTGACCGAGCAACTCCGCGAGCGGTCGGCGGAGTTGGAGAACCGGCAGAAGGCCCTCCAGGAGTCCAACGCCGAACTGGAGGAGAAGGCCGAGCTGCTGGCCCAGCAGAACCGCGACATCGAGGTGAAGAACACGGAGATCGAGGAGGCGCGGCAGGTCCTGGAGGAGCGTGCCGAGCAACTCGCCGTCTCCATGCGCTACAAGAGCGAATTCCTGGCGAACATGTCGCACGAGCTGCGTACGCCGCTCAACTCGCTGCTGATTCTGGCCAAGTTGCTCGCCGACAACGCGGACTCCAACCTCACTCCCAAGCAGGTGGAGTTCGCCGAGACGATCCATGGCGCCGGTTCCGACCTGCTCCAGCTGATCAACGACATCCTCGATCTGTCGAAGGTCGAGGCGGGCAAGATGGACGTCTCGCCGACGCGTATCGCGCTCGTCCAGCTCGTCGACTACGTGGAGGCCACGTTCCGCCCGCTGACCGCGGAGAAGGGCCTCGACCTGTCCGTACGGGTGTCTCCGGAACTGCCCGCGACGCTGCACACCGACGAGCAGCGGCTGCTCCAGGTGCTGCGCAACCTGCTGTCCAACGCGGTGAAGTTCACCGACTCCGGATCGGTCGAGCTGGTGATCCGGCCGGCCGGCGCGGACGTCCCGCTGGCGATTCGCGAGCAGCTCCTGGAGACAGGCTCCCTGCGTGACGCGGACGCGGATCTGATCGCGTTCTCGGTGACCGACACCGGCATCGGCATCGCGGCCAGCAAGATGCGGGTGATCTTCGAGGCGTTCAAGCAGGCGGACGGCACGACCAGCCGGAAGTACGGCGGTACGGGCCTGGGGCTGTCGATCTCGCGGGAGATCGCCCAGCTGCTCGGCGGTGAGATCCACGCGCAGAGCGAGCCGGGCCGCGGCTCGACGTTCACGCTGTATCTGCCGCTGCACCCGAGCGAACTGCCGCCGCAGGGCTACCAGCAGGGGCTGCCCGTGCTGGAGGCCGGCGACCTGGTGGCGTCCGCGTCCCGGGCCGCGGCCGACCTGTCGGAGCTGTCCGAGGTGGAGGTCGAGACGCCGGCCGAGGTGAGGTCGTACCGCGAGACGCAGAACGGCGCCGCCGCGCTCTTCCGGCGCCGGCGCAGGACCACGCCCATCGCGGCGGCCGAGCAGCCGGGACAGGAGCGCTGGCCCGCCGACGACCAGGACACGGCGCCACGGTCGCACCGGGGCATCCGGTTCGGCGGGCAGAAGGTGCTGATCGTCGACGACGACATCCGCAACGTCTTCGCGCTCACCAGCGTCCTGGAGCAGCACGGCCTGTCGGTGCTGTACGCCGAGAACGGCCGTGAGGGCATCGAGGTCCTGGAGCAGCACGACGATGCGGCGGTCGTCCTGATGGACATCATGATGCCCGAGATGGATGGGTATGCGACGACGACGGCGATCCGCAGGATGCCGCAGTTCGCCGGGCTGCCGATCATCGCGCTCACCGCGAAGGCGATGAAGGGCGACCGGGAGAAGGCGATCCAGTCGGGTGCCTCCGACTATGTGACGAAGCCGGTCGACCCCGACCATCTGCTGGCGGTCATGCAGCAGTGGATGAGGGAGGAGTGA
- a CDS encoding DNA translocase FtsK yields the protein MASRPSAAKKQPSKKAAASAKAPAKKAAAKKAPAKKAPAKKAAAKPAPKPAPNPTGGIFWLVRTIWLGAAHAVGAVFRGIGQGAKNLDPAHRKDGIALLLLGLALIVAAGTWSNLRGPVGDLVEILVTGAFGRLDLLVPLLLALIAVRFIRHPEQPEANGRIVIGLSALLIGVLGQVHIACGAPARSDGMQAIRAAGGLIGWGAATPLTYTMGELLAVPLLVLLTVFGLLVVTATPVNAIPQRLRLLGRKLGLLHDPADDEDEFSDDDERYDDQWRDALPARPRRRGPKPEAYDPDSAEQEALSRRRGRPRRSAVPKPAMDRQMDAVDVAAAAAAALDGAVMHGMPPSPIVADLTQGVSVGDREATPTPTPTPVPAARPKQEKLKADVPDLTKSAPDEIRDLPPRAEQLQLSGDITYSLPSLDLLTRGGPGKARSAANDAVVASLTTVFSEFKVDAAVTGFTRGPTVTRYEVELGPAVKVERITALTKNIAYAVASPDVRIISPIPGKSAVGIEIPNTDREMVNLGDVLRLAAAAEDDHPMLVALGKDVEGGYVMANIAKMPHVLVAGATGSGKSSCINCLITSVMVRATPEDVRMVLVDPKRVELTAYEGIPHLITPIITNPKRAAEALQWVVREMDLRYDDLAAFGYRHIDDFNQAIRDGKLKTPEGSERELKTYPYLLVIVDELADLMMVAPRDVEDAIVRITQLARAAGIHLVLATQRPSVDVVTGLIKANVPSRLAFATSSLADSRVILDQPGAEKLIGKGDGLFLPMGANKPTRMQGAFVTEEEVAVVVQHCKDQMAPVFRDDVTVGTKQKKEIDEDIGDDLDLLCQAAELVVSTQFGSTSMLQRKLRVGFAKAGRLMDLMESRGVVGPSEGSKARDVLVKPDELDGVLAVIRGESDG from the coding sequence ATGGCCTCACGTCCCTCCGCAGCCAAGAAGCAGCCCTCGAAGAAGGCTGCCGCTTCGGCGAAGGCTCCGGCGAAGAAGGCCGCCGCCAAAAAGGCCCCGGCGAAGAAGGCGCCCGCCAAGAAGGCCGCGGCCAAGCCGGCGCCCAAGCCGGCGCCGAACCCCACCGGGGGCATCTTCTGGCTCGTGCGCACGATCTGGCTCGGCGCCGCGCATGCCGTCGGCGCGGTCTTCCGGGGCATAGGGCAGGGCGCGAAGAACCTCGACCCGGCGCACCGCAAGGACGGCATCGCCCTGCTGCTGCTCGGACTCGCGCTGATCGTGGCCGCGGGGACCTGGTCCAACCTGCGCGGTCCCGTCGGCGACTTGGTCGAAATTCTGGTCACCGGCGCCTTCGGCCGCCTCGATCTGCTGGTGCCGCTGCTGCTCGCCCTCATCGCCGTGCGCTTCATCCGGCATCCCGAGCAGCCCGAGGCCAACGGCCGCATCGTGATCGGCCTGTCCGCGCTTCTCATCGGCGTGCTCGGCCAGGTCCACATCGCCTGCGGCGCGCCCGCCCGCAGCGACGGCATGCAGGCCATAAGGGCAGCCGGCGGTCTCATCGGCTGGGGCGCGGCGACCCCGCTGACGTACACCATGGGCGAACTGCTCGCCGTACCGCTGCTCGTGCTGCTCACGGTCTTCGGGCTGCTGGTGGTCACGGCGACCCCGGTCAACGCCATCCCGCAGCGGCTGCGGCTGCTCGGCAGGAAGCTCGGGCTCCTCCACGACCCGGCCGACGACGAGGACGAGTTCTCCGACGACGACGAGCGCTACGACGACCAGTGGCGGGACGCGCTGCCCGCGCGCCCGCGCAGGCGCGGACCCAAGCCCGAGGCGTACGACCCCGACAGTGCGGAGCAGGAGGCCCTCTCGCGGCGTCGCGGTCGCCCGAGGCGCTCCGCGGTGCCCAAGCCCGCGATGGATCGGCAGATGGACGCCGTGGACGTCGCAGCCGCCGCCGCTGCCGCGCTGGACGGCGCCGTCATGCACGGCATGCCGCCCTCGCCGATCGTCGCCGACCTCACCCAGGGCGTGAGCGTGGGCGACCGCGAGGCCACGCCGACCCCCACCCCGACGCCCGTCCCGGCCGCCCGGCCGAAGCAGGAGAAGCTCAAGGCGGACGTACCGGATCTCACGAAGTCCGCCCCCGACGAGATCCGCGATCTGCCGCCGCGCGCCGAGCAGCTTCAGCTCTCCGGAGACATCACCTACTCCCTGCCGTCGCTCGACCTCCTCACGCGCGGGGGCCCCGGTAAGGCGCGCAGCGCCGCGAACGACGCCGTCGTCGCCTCGCTCACCACCGTCTTCTCCGAGTTCAAGGTCGACGCAGCCGTCACCGGCTTCACGCGCGGGCCGACGGTCACGCGGTACGAGGTCGAGCTCGGCCCCGCGGTCAAGGTCGAGCGGATCACCGCGCTGACGAAGAACATCGCGTACGCCGTCGCCAGCCCGGACGTGCGGATCATCAGCCCGATCCCCGGCAAGTCGGCGGTCGGCATCGAGATCCCGAACACCGACCGGGAGATGGTCAACCTCGGGGACGTACTGCGGCTCGCGGCGGCGGCCGAGGACGACCATCCGATGCTGGTCGCGCTCGGCAAGGACGTCGAGGGCGGCTACGTGATGGCGAACATCGCGAAGATGCCGCACGTCCTGGTCGCCGGAGCCACCGGTTCGGGTAAGTCCTCGTGCATCAACTGCCTGATCACTTCCGTCATGGTGCGCGCGACCCCCGAGGACGTGCGCATGGTCCTCGTCGACCCCAAGCGCGTCGAGCTGACCGCCTACGAGGGCATTCCCCACCTGATCACGCCGATCATCACCAACCCGAAGCGGGCCGCCGAGGCGCTCCAGTGGGTCGTACGGGAAATGGACCTTCGGTACGACGACCTGGCGGCGTTCGGATACCGGCACATCGACGACTTCAACCAGGCCATCCGCGACGGCAAGCTCAAGACGCCGGAAGGCAGCGAGCGGGAGCTCAAGACCTATCCGTATCTGCTGGTGATCGTCGATGAGCTCGCCGACCTGATGATGGTCGCGCCGCGGGACGTCGAGGACGCGATCGTGCGGATCACCCAGCTCGCGCGCGCGGCCGGCATCCACCTGGTGCTGGCCACGCAGCGGCCGTCGGTGGATGTCGTGACCGGTCTGATCAAGGCCAACGTGCCCTCCCGGCTCGCCTTCGCGACGTCGTCACTGGCGGACTCGCGGGTCATCCTCGACCAGCCCGGTGCCGAGAAGCTGATCGGCAAGGGTGACGGCCTGTTCCTGCCGATGGGGGCGAACAAGCCGACCCGTATGCAGGGCGCCTTCGTGACCGAGGAAGAGGTCGCCGTCGTCGTCCAGCACTGCAAGGACCAGATGGCGCCCGTCTTCCGGGACGACGTCACCGTGGGCACCAAGCAGAAGAAGGAGATCGACGAGGACATCGGCGACGACCTCGACCTGCTGTGCCAGGCGGCCGAGCTGGTCGTCTCCACGCAGTTCGGGTCCACCTCGATGCTCCAGCGCAAACTGCGCGTCGGCTTCGCCAAGGCGGGCCGGCTGATGGACCTCATGGAGTCGCGGGGGGTCGTCGGACCGAGCGAGGGATCCAAGGCTCGTGACGTTCTTGTGAAACCTGACGAGCTGGATGGCGTGCTGGCCGTGATCCGTGGGGAGTCTGACGGGTAG
- a CDS encoding two-component system response regulator, which yields MVQKAKILLVDDRPENLLALEAILSALDQTLVRASSGEEALKALLTDDFAVILLDVQMPGMDGFETAAHIKRRERTRDIPIIFLTAINHGPHHTFRGYAAGAVDYISKPFDPWVLRAKVSVFVELYMKNCQLREQAALLRLQLEGGGKTAVGEAKEPAGLLAELSARLAAVEEQAEALSKQLDDESADAAAVATAAHLERKLTGLRRALDALEPGTGSGAPSVPSQN from the coding sequence ATGGTGCAGAAGGCCAAGATCCTCCTGGTCGATGACCGGCCGGAGAATCTGCTGGCGCTGGAGGCCATCCTCTCTGCGCTCGATCAGACGCTGGTGCGGGCATCGTCCGGGGAGGAAGCGCTCAAAGCACTGCTGACGGACGACTTCGCGGTCATCCTGCTGGATGTCCAGATGCCGGGCATGGACGGTTTCGAAACCGCCGCGCACATCAAGCGGCGAGAACGAACCCGGGACATCCCGATCATCTTCCTCACCGCCATCAACCACGGCCCGCATCACACCTTCCGCGGCTATGCGGCGGGCGCGGTCGACTACATCTCCAAGCCCTTCGACCCGTGGGTGCTGCGTGCGAAGGTCTCCGTTTTCGTCGAGCTCTACATGAAGAACTGCCAGCTCCGGGAGCAGGCGGCCCTGCTGCGGCTCCAGTTGGAGGGCGGCGGCAAGACCGCGGTCGGCGAGGCGAAGGAGCCGGCCGGGCTGCTCGCCGAGCTGTCGGCGCGGCTCGCGGCCGTCGAGGAGCAGGCCGAGGCACTGTCCAAGCAGCTCGACGACGAGTCCGCGGACGCGGCGGCCGTGGCCACGGCCGCGCACCTCGAGCGCAAACTCACCGGCCTGCGCCGGGCGCTGGACGCTCTCGAGCCGGGCACGGGCAGTGGAGCTCCGTCGGTGCCCTCGCAGAACTGA
- a CDS encoding helix-turn-helix domain-containing protein — protein MSIGNSPEDERPFEDDREEARLSIGRALQQARIAAGLTVDDVTNATRVRLPIVHAIEADDFGPCGGDVYARGHIRTLAKAVGIDPAPLLAQYDADHGGRPAPTPAAPLFEAERIRPERRGPNWTAAMVAAIVAVVGFVAFTAFKGGDGGGDKTQVAEGSTPSTGKTPSPTPTKPDEPKPDPTDSAIAAAPQDKVTVQVSAADGRSWISAKDHNGRLLFDGLLKQGESKTFQDSEKINLVLGDAGAIQLYVNGKKIDEDWQPGAVERLTYTKGDPQVG, from the coding sequence GTGTCCATCGGCAACTCCCCTGAAGACGAGCGTCCGTTCGAAGACGACCGTGAGGAAGCCCGCCTTTCGATCGGCCGTGCCCTTCAGCAGGCACGCATCGCGGCCGGGCTGACCGTCGACGACGTCACCAACGCCACCCGGGTCCGCCTGCCCATCGTGCACGCCATCGAGGCGGACGACTTCGGCCCCTGCGGCGGAGACGTCTACGCCCGCGGTCACATCCGGACCCTGGCCAAGGCCGTCGGTATCGACCCGGCCCCGCTGCTCGCCCAGTACGACGCCGACCACGGCGGGCGTCCGGCGCCGACCCCGGCGGCCCCGCTCTTCGAGGCGGAACGCATCCGCCCCGAGCGGCGCGGGCCCAACTGGACCGCGGCCATGGTCGCCGCGATCGTCGCCGTGGTCGGCTTCGTCGCGTTCACCGCGTTCAAGGGCGGTGACGGCGGCGGCGACAAGACCCAGGTCGCCGAGGGGTCCACGCCCTCGACCGGCAAGACCCCCTCGCCCACGCCGACCAAGCCCGACGAACCCAAGCCCGACCCGACGGACAGCGCCATCGCGGCCGCGCCCCAGGACAAGGTGACCGTCCAGGTCAGCGCCGCCGACGGCCGCAGCTGGATCTCGGCCAAGGACCACAACGGCCGGCTCCTCTTCGACGGTCTCCTCAAGCAGGGCGAGTCCAAGACCTTCCAGGACAGCGAGAAGATCAACCTCGTCCTCGGTGACGCCGGCGCGATCCAGCTCTACGTCAACGGCAAGAAGATCGACGAGGACTGGCAGCCGGGGGCGGTCGAGCGGCTGACGTACACGAAGGGCGATCCGCAGGTCGGATAA